A single window of Actinoallomurus bryophytorum DNA harbors:
- a CDS encoding aldo/keto reductase: MKHIKLGDLDVARIGLGTMGMSGAYTGAGDDDAESIRTIHRALELGVTLLDTAEVYGPYVNEELLGRALKGRRDQAVLATKFGMISHTGGTGLDSSPANVRAAVEGSLRRLGTDHIDLYYQHRVDPDTPIEDTIGVLADLVAEGKIRHIGLSEAGPATIRRAHAVHPITALQSEYSLWTRDSEPETLPLLRELGIGFVAYSPLGRGFLTGAVRSTDQFADDDFRRNNPRFMGENFDHNLRIVAEVEAIAGQVGATTAQVALAWLLGRGDDIVPIPGTKRVPRLEENLAADAVELTPEQTTLLNGLTPAAGDHHNETQMRMIGR; the protein is encoded by the coding sequence ATGAAGCACATCAAGCTGGGCGATCTGGACGTCGCCCGGATCGGCCTGGGCACGATGGGCATGAGCGGCGCCTACACCGGAGCCGGCGATGACGACGCCGAGTCGATCCGTACGATCCACCGGGCACTGGAGCTGGGCGTCACCCTCCTCGACACCGCTGAGGTCTACGGCCCCTATGTCAACGAGGAGCTCCTCGGCCGCGCGCTGAAGGGGCGCCGCGACCAGGCCGTGCTCGCCACCAAGTTCGGCATGATCTCCCACACCGGCGGCACCGGACTCGACAGCAGCCCGGCGAACGTGCGCGCCGCCGTCGAGGGATCCCTGCGCCGCCTCGGCACCGACCACATCGACCTGTACTACCAGCACCGCGTCGACCCTGACACCCCGATCGAGGACACCATCGGCGTCCTCGCCGACCTCGTGGCCGAGGGCAAGATTCGCCACATCGGGCTCTCGGAAGCCGGGCCGGCCACGATCCGCCGCGCGCACGCCGTCCACCCCATCACCGCGCTGCAGTCGGAGTACTCCCTGTGGACCCGTGACAGCGAGCCTGAGACGCTGCCGCTGCTGCGCGAACTCGGCATCGGCTTCGTTGCCTACTCTCCTCTCGGCCGTGGCTTCCTCACGGGAGCCGTCCGGTCCACCGACCAGTTCGCCGACGACGACTTCCGTCGGAACAATCCCCGCTTCATGGGCGAGAACTTCGACCACAACCTCCGCATCGTCGCGGAGGTCGAAGCGATCGCCGGTCAGGTCGGCGCGACCACCGCTCAGGTCGCCCTCGCGTGGCTGCTCGGCCGGGGGGACGACATCGTCCCCATCCCCGGCACCAAGCGCGTCCCCCGTCTGGAGGAGAACCTCGCCGCCGACGCGGTCGAGCTCACCCCAGAGCAGACCACCCTGCTCAACGGCCTCACCCCCGCAGCGGGCGACCACCACAACGAGACCCAGATGCGCATGATCGGCCGATGA
- a CDS encoding zinc-binding dehydrogenase, with amino-acid sequence MRATLIYGAGDIRVENVPDPVLRQPTDALVRVLRSCICGSDLWPYGSAPVSEHGRRIGHEFLGVVEETGREVSGLRAGDVVVAPFVWSDGICDFCVEGLQTSCRHGGGWGTQDVDGGQGEAVRVPHADGTLVKLPVGEDSALLPSLLTLSDVYPTGHHCAVTAGVGPRTTVTVIGDGAVGLSAVLAARRLGAEQIILMGRHKDRTDLGREFGATDIVPERGEEGIERVKELTGGDGTRTVLECVGLESAMRTALAVVRDGGVVSRVGAPQYQQIPAGFPEFRRNITITGGGAPARAYIEELMPEILDGTLQPGKVFDRTVSLDDVPAGYQAMADRAALKVLVQP; translated from the coding sequence ATGCGAGCGACCTTGATATACGGCGCCGGTGACATCCGGGTGGAGAACGTGCCCGACCCGGTGCTGCGGCAACCGACCGACGCCCTGGTACGGGTGCTGCGTTCCTGCATCTGCGGCTCGGATCTGTGGCCCTACGGCTCGGCTCCCGTTTCGGAGCACGGCCGGCGGATCGGCCATGAGTTCCTCGGCGTCGTCGAGGAGACCGGCAGGGAGGTGTCCGGGCTGAGGGCTGGGGACGTCGTCGTCGCCCCGTTCGTATGGTCGGACGGCATCTGCGACTTCTGCGTCGAGGGCCTGCAAACGTCCTGCCGCCACGGCGGAGGCTGGGGCACGCAGGACGTCGACGGTGGCCAGGGCGAGGCCGTACGGGTCCCGCATGCCGACGGCACCCTGGTCAAACTCCCGGTCGGTGAGGACTCGGCGTTGCTGCCGTCGTTGCTGACCCTGTCGGACGTCTACCCGACCGGCCACCACTGCGCCGTCACCGCGGGCGTCGGCCCCCGCACCACCGTCACCGTGATCGGCGACGGCGCCGTAGGCCTGTCGGCGGTGCTGGCGGCCAGGCGCCTCGGCGCCGAACAGATCATCCTCATGGGACGCCACAAGGACCGCACCGATCTCGGCCGGGAGTTCGGCGCCACCGACATCGTGCCCGAGCGCGGCGAGGAGGGCATCGAGCGGGTGAAGGAGCTGACGGGCGGCGACGGCACCCGTACCGTCCTGGAATGCGTCGGCCTGGAGTCCGCGATGCGGACGGCCCTCGCGGTCGTACGGGACGGTGGTGTCGTCAGCCGGGTCGGAGCCCCGCAGTACCAGCAGATCCCCGCCGGGTTCCCCGAGTTCCGGCGGAACATCACCATCACCGGTGGTGGCGCGCCGGCCCGCGCCTACATCGAGGAGCTCATGCCCGAGATCCTCGACGGCACGCTCCAGCCCGGCAAGGTCTTCGACCGCACCGTCTCCCTGGACGACGTCCCGGCCGGCTACCAGGCCATGGCCGACCGCGCCGCCCTCAAGGTCCTCGTCCAGCCCTGA
- a CDS encoding prolyl oligopeptidase family serine peptidase: MVDEELWKARFRAARVSLPGWAHDAPHRSVYRSNATGTWEIYAWDRETDVRRQVTDRPNGTWMAGVDPTGEWIWWFADTDGDEFGVWRREPFGGGADAAPALDAAYPSGLAVGSSGLAVIGRTTESGSTVHWCATDAEPRVLYSHDEDAYIIDLSEDESLVAINHSEHGDSRHMALRILRPDGSTVADLWDGPGKGLGAIAFSPVAGDQRLLVEHERRGRGEPLIWDPVSGDVREIALDLPGEVGADWYPDASALLVSHSHHARDELYRYDLATGSLERIDTPRGVIGSATARPDGTVEFSWSSSASPPVIRSTSGAVVLTPPGEAAPKSVAVEDAWVTGPGGDVHALVAKPEGAGPFPAVFDVHGGPAAYDDDSFSPDAAAWVDHGFAVVRVNYRGSSGYGSEWRDAIEGRPGLVELEDIKAVRDWAVSSGLADPSRLVLTGGSWGGFITLLGIGTQPGDWSVAIGIVPVADYVAAYEDEMEALQAFDRSLFGGSPADVPERYEASSPITYVDQVTTPVLVMAGENDPRCPIRQIDNYLERLRELGKEHEVYRYDAGHGSLVVEERIRQMAATIDFARKHLDLT, encoded by the coding sequence ATGGTCGATGAGGAACTCTGGAAGGCACGGTTCCGCGCGGCACGGGTGAGCCTGCCGGGCTGGGCCCATGACGCACCGCACCGCAGTGTCTACCGCTCGAACGCCACGGGCACCTGGGAGATCTACGCCTGGGACCGCGAGACCGACGTCAGACGCCAGGTCACCGACCGGCCGAACGGCACCTGGATGGCCGGTGTCGACCCGACCGGTGAGTGGATCTGGTGGTTCGCCGACACCGACGGCGACGAGTTCGGCGTGTGGCGGCGCGAGCCGTTCGGCGGAGGCGCCGACGCCGCTCCCGCCCTGGACGCTGCCTACCCGTCCGGCCTGGCGGTGGGCTCCAGCGGCCTCGCCGTGATCGGCCGCACCACCGAGAGCGGCTCGACCGTCCACTGGTGTGCCACGGACGCCGAGCCGCGCGTGCTGTACTCCCACGACGAGGACGCCTACATCATCGACCTGTCCGAGGACGAGTCGCTGGTGGCGATCAACCACAGCGAGCACGGCGACAGCCGGCACATGGCGCTCCGCATCCTGCGCCCCGACGGCTCCACCGTGGCCGACCTGTGGGACGGGCCGGGCAAGGGCCTGGGCGCGATCGCGTTCTCCCCGGTCGCCGGCGACCAGCGGCTGCTGGTCGAGCACGAGCGTCGCGGCCGTGGTGAGCCGCTCATCTGGGACCCGGTCAGTGGCGACGTACGCGAGATCGCCCTGGACCTGCCGGGCGAGGTCGGCGCCGACTGGTACCCCGACGCCTCCGCGCTGCTCGTCTCGCACTCCCACCACGCACGCGACGAGCTGTACCGCTACGACCTGGCGACCGGCTCGCTGGAGCGGATCGACACGCCACGCGGCGTCATCGGCTCGGCCACCGCGCGCCCGGACGGCACGGTGGAGTTCTCCTGGTCCTCCTCGGCCTCGCCGCCGGTGATCCGTTCCACGTCGGGCGCGGTGGTGCTGACCCCGCCGGGCGAGGCGGCACCGAAGTCGGTGGCGGTGGAGGACGCCTGGGTGACCGGTCCCGGCGGCGACGTGCACGCCCTGGTGGCCAAGCCGGAGGGTGCCGGCCCGTTCCCGGCCGTCTTCGACGTCCACGGCGGGCCCGCGGCCTACGACGACGACTCCTTCTCACCGGACGCCGCCGCGTGGGTCGACCACGGGTTCGCGGTCGTCCGGGTCAACTACCGGGGCTCCAGCGGCTACGGCAGCGAGTGGCGTGACGCCATCGAGGGCCGTCCGGGTCTGGTGGAGCTGGAGGACATCAAGGCCGTACGCGACTGGGCGGTCTCCTCCGGCCTCGCCGACCCGTCACGGCTGGTCCTGACCGGTGGGTCGTGGGGCGGTTTCATCACGCTGCTCGGCATCGGCACGCAGCCGGGCGACTGGTCCGTGGCGATCGGGATCGTGCCGGTGGCCGACTACGTCGCGGCGTACGAGGACGAGATGGAAGCGCTACAGGCGTTCGACCGGTCCCTGTTCGGCGGGTCGCCCGCCGACGTCCCGGAGCGCTACGAGGCCTCGTCCCCGATCACCTACGTCGACCAGGTCACCACACCCGTGCTGGTCATGGCGGGCGAGAACGATCCCCGCTGCCCGATCCGGCAGATCGACAACTACTTGGAGCGCCTGCGCGAGCTGGGCAAGGAGCACGAGGTCTACCGCTACGACGCCGGCCACGGCTCCCTCGTGGTGGAGGAGCGGATCCGGCAGATGGCCGCGACGATCGACTTCGCCCGCAAGCACCTGGATCTCACCTGA
- a CDS encoding aspartate-semialdehyde dehydrogenase yields MRKPTLALVGATGAVGTVMRDIVSTRDDVYGEIRLVASARSAGKRLPVRGEELVVQELTPEVFDGVDIAMFDVPDEISKIWVPIAAERGAVVVDKSGAFRMEPDVPLVVPEVNPGAVRERPRGIISTPNCTTLSMMAAMGALHAEYGLTELVVASYQAVSGAGVAGTERLYAEIEAVAGDRSLGQVAGDVRKAIQNRLGDGESPFPAPLALNVVPWAGSLKEDGWASEELKLRNESRKILGIPGLKVSATCVRVPVVTTHSLAVHATFERPVGVEGVRAILDAAPTVVVMDDPENGVYPTPADVVGTDPTYVGRIRQAIDFPNTLDLFVCGDNLRKGAALNAAEIAELVAAEFTD; encoded by the coding sequence ATGAGGAAGCCCACCCTGGCCCTGGTCGGCGCCACCGGCGCGGTCGGCACCGTGATGCGCGACATCGTCTCCACCCGCGACGACGTCTACGGCGAGATCCGTCTGGTCGCCTCGGCCCGCTCGGCCGGCAAGCGCCTGCCCGTACGCGGCGAGGAGCTCGTCGTCCAGGAGCTGACCCCCGAGGTCTTCGACGGCGTCGACATCGCCATGTTCGACGTGCCCGACGAGATCTCCAAGATCTGGGTGCCGATCGCCGCCGAGCGCGGCGCGGTCGTCGTGGACAAGTCGGGTGCGTTCCGCATGGAGCCGGACGTCCCGCTCGTCGTGCCCGAGGTCAACCCCGGGGCCGTACGCGAGCGGCCGCGCGGCATCATCTCCACGCCCAACTGCACGACGCTGTCGATGATGGCCGCGATGGGCGCGCTGCACGCCGAGTACGGCCTGACCGAGCTCGTCGTCGCCTCCTACCAGGCGGTCTCGGGTGCCGGGGTGGCCGGTACCGAGCGCCTGTACGCCGAGATCGAGGCGGTCGCCGGCGACCGCAGCCTCGGCCAGGTCGCGGGCGACGTGCGCAAGGCGATCCAGAACCGCCTCGGCGACGGTGAGTCGCCGTTCCCGGCGCCGCTGGCCCTCAACGTCGTGCCGTGGGCGGGCTCGCTCAAGGAGGACGGCTGGGCATCGGAGGAGCTCAAGCTCCGCAACGAGTCCCGCAAGATCCTCGGCATCCCCGGCCTCAAGGTCTCCGCCACCTGCGTACGGGTCCCGGTGGTCACGACGCACTCTCTGGCCGTGCACGCGACCTTCGAACGCCCGGTCGGCGTCGAGGGGGTCCGGGCGATCCTGGACGCCGCTCCGACGGTCGTCGTCATGGACGACCCCGAGAACGGCGTGTACCCGACCCCGGCGGACGTCGTCGGCACCGACCCGACCTACGTCGGGCGGATCCGGCAGGCGATCGACTTTCCCAACACGCTCGACCTGTTCGTCTGCGGCGACAACCTGCGCAAGGGCGCGGCCCTGAACGCCGCGGAGATCGCCGAGCTGGTCGCCGCCGAGTTCACCGACTGA
- a CDS encoding YbaB/EbfC family nucleoid-associated protein: MEPGGGQNIQQMLEQAQRMQEQLVTLQRELAEAQVDGSAGGGLVTATVNGQSELIKLVIDPAAIDTNDPQDTAETIADLVVAAIHNAAEEVQRLQETKMGPLTEGLGSLGGGIPGGLPEL, encoded by the coding sequence GTGGAACCCGGAGGCGGGCAGAATATCCAGCAGATGCTGGAGCAGGCGCAGCGAATGCAGGAACAGCTCGTGACTCTGCAACGTGAGCTCGCGGAGGCCCAGGTCGACGGGTCCGCCGGTGGCGGGCTGGTCACCGCGACGGTGAACGGTCAGAGCGAGCTGATCAAGCTGGTCATCGACCCGGCTGCGATCGACACCAACGACCCGCAGGACACGGCCGAGACCATCGCCGACCTGGTGGTCGCGGCCATTCACAACGCCGCCGAGGAGGTGCAGAGGTTGCAGGAGACGAAGATGGGCCCGCTGACCGAGGGCCTGGGCAGCCTCGGCGGTGGCATCCCCGGGGGCCTGCCGGAGCTCTGA
- the recR gene encoding recombination mediator RecR, producing MYEGVVQNLIDELGRLPGVGPKSAQRIAFHLLAADPADVTRLTEALREVKDKVRFCKVCGNVAEAEECRICRDARRDLHVICVVEEPKDVVAIEKTREFRGRYHVLGGAISPIEGVGPDDLRIRELMTRLADGDVTELILATDPNLEGEATATYLARLVKPMGLTVTRLASGLPVGGDLEYADEVTLGRAFEGRRLLDV from the coding sequence GTGTACGAAGGGGTTGTTCAGAACCTCATCGACGAGCTGGGCAGGCTGCCCGGTGTGGGGCCGAAGAGCGCACAGCGGATCGCCTTCCATCTGCTCGCCGCCGACCCTGCCGATGTCACCCGCCTGACCGAGGCGCTGAGGGAAGTAAAAGACAAAGTCAGGTTCTGTAAGGTCTGCGGTAATGTGGCCGAGGCGGAAGAATGCCGGATCTGCCGGGATGCCCGTCGCGACCTGCATGTGATCTGCGTGGTGGAGGAGCCGAAGGACGTCGTGGCGATCGAAAAGACGCGCGAGTTCCGTGGCCGCTACCACGTGCTGGGTGGCGCGATCAGCCCGATCGAGGGGGTGGGCCCCGATGACCTGCGGATTCGGGAGCTCATGACGCGGCTCGCCGACGGTGACGTGACCGAGCTCATCCTCGCCACTGACCCGAACCTCGAGGGCGAGGCGACCGCGACCTACCTTGCCCGGCTCGTGAAACCGATGGGCCTCACCGTCACCCGGCTCGCCAGTGGCCTGCCGGTGGGAGGCGATCTGGAATACGCCGACGAGGTCACTCTCGGTCGCGCGTTCGAAGGACGGAGGCTGCTCGATGTCTGA
- a CDS encoding helix-turn-helix transcriptional regulator: protein MAREQNAGGGTELGRFLRARREEVTPAEVGITIGPGLRRTPGLRREELATLAGVSVDYYTRLERGRETRPSPAVVDALARALRLGQTEHEYLLDLAVRAARHLPEPPAAPSRTVKPGVKLLLEGMRPHPAMVLSRTMDILAVNPAGLRLYTGLEDWPAKHRNLARYVFLHPAARTLFDNAWNSQVRGCVARLRALAGTDPDAPDLAALAGELLLKSPEFAKLWERYDVRAHTFGTKTFHHPDVGHLTLGYQGMQLDGTPGHRLSAYYAEPGTPDHDAMILLDLTAPAQQPASERL, encoded by the coding sequence ATGGCACGCGAGCAGAACGCGGGCGGCGGAACCGAGCTCGGGCGGTTTCTGCGGGCCCGCCGCGAAGAGGTCACTCCGGCCGAGGTCGGCATCACCATCGGCCCTGGCCTGCGACGCACTCCCGGCCTGCGCCGCGAGGAACTCGCCACCCTCGCCGGAGTCAGCGTCGATTACTACACTCGCCTCGAACGCGGCCGCGAAACCCGTCCCAGCCCCGCCGTCGTCGACGCTCTCGCCCGCGCCCTGCGCCTGGGCCAGACCGAGCACGAGTACCTGCTCGACCTGGCCGTCCGTGCCGCCCGCCATCTTCCCGAGCCGCCGGCCGCCCCGAGCCGCACCGTCAAACCGGGCGTGAAACTGCTCCTCGAGGGCATGCGCCCGCACCCCGCCATGGTCCTCAGCCGCACCATGGACATCCTCGCCGTCAACCCCGCCGGGCTACGCCTCTACACCGGCCTTGAGGACTGGCCCGCCAAACACCGCAACCTGGCCCGCTACGTCTTCCTTCACCCGGCCGCCCGCACGTTGTTCGACAACGCCTGGAACAGCCAGGTCCGTGGATGCGTCGCACGGCTGCGGGCCCTCGCCGGCACCGATCCCGACGCCCCCGATCTGGCCGCCCTCGCCGGCGAGCTCCTCCTCAAGAGCCCGGAGTTCGCCAAACTCTGGGAACGCTATGACGTCCGCGCCCACACCTTCGGCACCAAGACCTTCCACCACCCCGACGTCGGGCACCTCACCCTCGGCTACCAGGGCATGCAACTCGACGGCACCCCCGGCCACCGGCTCAGCGCCTACTACGCCGAGCCCGGCACCCCGGACCACGACGCCATGATCCTTCTCGACCTCACCGCCCCCGCGCAGCAGCCCGCGTCCGAACGACTGTGA
- a CDS encoding aspartate kinase → MALVVQKYGGSSVADAESIKRVAQRIAATKRDGHDVAVVVSAMGDTTDELIDLANQVSPLPPARELDMLLTSGERISMALLAMAIANLGHEARSFTGSQAGVITDGSHGRARIIDVTPGRIRGALDEGLIAIVAGFQGVSQDTKDVTTLGRGGSDTTAVALAAALGADVCEIYTDVDGIFTADPRIVPVARRIPDISYEEMMEMAACGAKILHLRCVEYARRYGMPIHVRSSFSNKTGTWVKESIEGNTMEQAIISGVAHDRSEAKITVVGVPDKVGEAATIFQTLADAEINIDMIVQNVSAAATSRTDISFTLPRTDGQTAMASLNKIKERIGFDKLRYDDQIGKVSLIGAGMRSHPGVTAKFFGSIADAGVNIEMISTSEIRISVVVDQDDVDAAVTAAHRAFDLDSDQVEAVVYGGSGR, encoded by the coding sequence GTGGCTCTTGTCGTGCAGAAGTACGGTGGCTCCTCCGTCGCAGACGCGGAAAGCATCAAGCGCGTCGCCCAGCGCATCGCCGCCACCAAACGCGACGGACATGACGTCGCCGTGGTGGTGTCCGCGATGGGGGACACGACGGATGAGTTGATCGATCTGGCCAACCAGGTCAGCCCCCTCCCACCGGCACGTGAACTCGACATGCTGCTCACCTCCGGTGAGCGCATCTCGATGGCGTTGCTCGCGATGGCCATCGCCAACCTGGGCCACGAGGCGCGGTCCTTCACCGGCTCCCAGGCCGGTGTGATCACGGACGGCAGCCATGGCAGGGCCCGCATCATCGACGTCACGCCCGGCCGGATCCGCGGCGCCCTCGACGAGGGCCTGATCGCGATCGTCGCCGGCTTCCAGGGTGTGTCCCAGGACACCAAGGACGTCACCACGCTCGGCCGCGGCGGCTCCGACACCACCGCGGTCGCTCTCGCCGCCGCGCTCGGCGCCGACGTCTGCGAGATCTACACCGACGTGGACGGCATCTTCACCGCCGACCCGCGCATCGTCCCGGTCGCCCGGCGCATCCCCGACATCTCCTACGAGGAGATGATGGAGATGGCCGCCTGCGGTGCCAAGATCCTGCACCTGCGCTGCGTGGAGTACGCACGGCGCTATGGCATGCCCATCCATGTGCGGAGCTCGTTCAGCAACAAGACCGGCACCTGGGTCAAGGAAAGCATCGAGGGAAACACGATGGAACAAGCGATCATCTCCGGCGTCGCCCACGACCGGAGCGAGGCGAAGATCACCGTGGTCGGGGTGCCCGACAAGGTCGGCGAGGCGGCGACGATCTTCCAGACGCTCGCCGATGCCGAGATCAACATCGACATGATCGTGCAGAACGTCTCGGCCGCCGCGACCAGCCGTACCGACATCTCCTTCACGCTTCCGCGTACGGACGGGCAGACGGCGATGGCCTCCCTCAACAAGATCAAGGAGCGCATCGGCTTCGACAAGCTGCGCTACGACGACCAGATCGGCAAGGTGTCGCTGATCGGCGCGGGCATGCGGTCCCACCCCGGTGTGACGGCCAAGTTCTTCGGCTCCATCGCCGACGCGGGCGTCAACATCGAGATGATCTCCACCTCCGAGATCCGGATCTCCGTGGTGGTCGACCAGGACGACGTCGACGCCGCCGTCACCGCGGCGCACCGCGCCTTCGACCTCGACTCCGACCAGGTCGAGGCCGTTGTGTACGGAGGGAGCGGACGATGA
- a CDS encoding DUF5063 domain-containing protein: MSENSWTTLADRVAKHVESYLTMLEAIARGDAKEQTVPMLLLEVSQIAVAGAQLGANTDVILPDNWEPDVGEDPDLDAVRQGLAERLTDVDDYTEVFDPYKDDEAVPYRLSDDLVDVASDLVHGRRHYEADRKLEALWWWQYSYFNHWGNHAGAALRALYAVSASARLDVMEEQVAG, from the coding sequence ATGTCTGAGAACAGCTGGACCACGCTCGCCGATCGGGTGGCGAAGCACGTTGAGAGCTATCTGACCATGCTCGAGGCGATCGCCCGCGGCGACGCCAAAGAGCAGACGGTGCCGATGCTCCTCCTCGAGGTCTCGCAGATCGCGGTGGCGGGCGCGCAGCTCGGCGCCAACACCGACGTGATCCTCCCGGACAACTGGGAGCCCGACGTCGGCGAGGATCCCGACCTCGACGCCGTACGCCAGGGGCTCGCCGAGCGTCTCACCGACGTCGACGACTACACCGAGGTGTTCGACCCGTACAAGGACGACGAGGCGGTTCCCTACCGGCTCTCGGACGATCTCGTGGACGTCGCCAGCGACCTGGTCCATGGCCGCCGGCACTACGAGGCCGACCGCAAGCTGGAGGCGCTCTGGTGGTGGCAGTACAGCTACTTCAACCACTGGGGCAACCACGCGGGTGCGGCGCTGCGGGCTCTTTACGCCGTATCCGCGAGTGCTCGCCTGGACGTGATGGAGGAACAGGTCGCCGGCTAA
- a CDS encoding TetR/AcrR family transcriptional regulator, protein MAVPTKSEQTRDLIAKTALRLFRERGYEATTMRAIATEAGVSVGNAYYYFASKEELIQLYYEHSQEDHSEVCEAILARDREFRARLLGVLRARIDTLQPYKEFAGKFFKYAAEPSSPLSPFSAESGPVRDAAIAVYRQVVEGSTLKTDPEIRTDLPELLWLYSMGVVLYWVYDSSPDAEKTYRLVERTVPLIDKLVGMARLPGMRGVVREALSTYRDLRK, encoded by the coding sequence GTGGCCGTACCGACCAAGTCCGAGCAGACCCGGGATCTCATCGCCAAGACCGCTTTGCGGCTTTTCCGCGAGCGCGGCTACGAGGCCACCACTATGCGCGCGATCGCCACCGAGGCTGGTGTTTCGGTGGGGAATGCGTATTACTACTTTGCCTCCAAGGAAGAGCTGATCCAGCTTTATTACGAGCATTCCCAGGAGGACCACAGCGAGGTCTGTGAGGCCATCCTCGCCCGCGATCGGGAGTTCCGCGCGCGTCTGCTCGGGGTGCTCCGCGCCCGCATCGACACGCTTCAGCCCTACAAGGAGTTCGCCGGGAAGTTCTTCAAGTACGCCGCCGAGCCGTCGAGCCCGCTGAGCCCGTTCAGCGCCGAGTCCGGCCCGGTCCGCGACGCCGCGATCGCGGTGTACCGGCAGGTCGTCGAGGGCTCGACGCTGAAGACGGATCCGGAGATCCGCACCGACCTGCCCGAGCTCCTGTGGCTCTACTCGATGGGCGTGGTCCTCTACTGGGTCTACGACAGCTCCCCGGACGCCGAGAAGACCTACCGCCTGGTGGAGCGCACCGTCCCGCTGATCGACAAGCTGGTCGGCATGGCCCGCCTGCCGGGCATGCGCGGCGTCGTACGCGAGGCCCTTTCGACCTACCGCGACCTGCGCAAGTGA